The genomic DNA TTTTTCAATAGGCCAATGTTTCGTTTTGTCGAGCACGGGTATAAGCACGGCGAGGATGTATATGCAGCTCTTGGACAAACTGATGCTGGCCGCTACTTGATCGTATTCTTTATCCGCAAGCCAGACCATGCGGCGCTGATCATCAGCGCAAGAGACATGGATAGGAAGGAACGGAGGCTTTATGAAAAAAAGTGAACACGCAAGCCAATCCACTTTATCTCAAGCGGATTCTTTGGATGAAATCGCCACATTCTGGGATGACCACAGTTTATCCGATTTCTGGGATATGACGCGGGAAGTCAGCTTTGATGTCAGGGCTGAACGAGTTCGACGTATACCCCTGGATCCTGAATTATACTGCCAGGTTGAGTCCAACGCTCGTTCTCGAGGTTTATCACCTGAAACCCTGGTGAATATGTGGGTGGCTGAACGACTGAACTTGCTCAAAACGAGTCACGGATGACGTGTCTTCTCTTTTGTCTAGCCGGGGGGTGTTGATTTCCACAGCGGGCGGTTCAAAAAGATTGATCAACCGCCCACATCCAACCGGGGTCATGCTTTTTGACTTGCCTACCCATTTCGCGGGTGACGTGATTTGGGTAATCCCAGGAAACCCTTGCTCTTATCTTCACACTTCGGTTTGTTCTCTCCATAATATGCTCTTCCCTCACGCAAGACATGGACGCAGAAGGAGTTTAAGCTCTCACCATATCGGAGAGCGTCGATGGCAAGCGCCTTGTGCAAATCCTTTCTATCTGTGAAGTTAAGGCAGTTAAGGCAGTTAAGGCAGTTAAGGCAATTTTTACCCATTTCACGTGTGACGCATTTAGGGTAAAATCCGCTCATTTAACCGCACGCGTTTAGCCTTCCCACTCTGACCCTGACGTTAATATCAGGCAGGATGCCTATTTGCGAGCATTAAGTGCGTAATGCCCAAAGGTTGAGATCCACTATGGGCATTTTCTTCGTCATAAAATATTCATGGAACATGCCAACCCTCCGCCTTCTTCCGTCGAGGTCTGGAAAAACGAAGAAAAAGGCTCAGATGTGAATCTGGCCACCCATGCGAAATATGGCGACTACAAGGCCACGGTCAGCATTCTTGATCTTTGCATTCTCGAAGGCAATCTTCCAAGACGCGCGACACAACTCGTTCTTGACTGGACCGAATTGAATCAGGCTGAATTGATGCAAAATTGGGAGCGTTGCAAAGCCAAAAAACACCCCCTTCCAATAAAACCACTCACGTGAGATGGAGGCATAGATGTATTGGGACATCACTCAATTCCGTCACGTTGCACCAAGGACCTTGCACGTCCATTTTTCGGATGGCCTGGAGGGGACTGTTGTCATTGATCCCTCATTTTGTCATGGAGTTTTCCAGGTGCTTCATGATGATGACGCCATTGGATTGGCCAAGATCGATGACGGAGCCCTCACTTGGCCAGACGGTTTGGACCTCGCGCCCGACACCATGTATAAAGAAATCAAGGCAAGCCCTGAACGGTGCTATGTTCTCCGTGCTGGCCGTTCGTAGGAATTCTGGAGACAACATGCCCAACTTCACTGTGCCTTTGTGTCTCGAGTGTAGCGGGAGTGAGACCATTCTTTTTTTATCTCTCGCCCGCTCGCGGACTCGATTGAAGCAGAGCAAAGGCAGGGGGGTATT from Desulfonatronum thioautotrophicum includes the following:
- a CDS encoding DUF4160 domain-containing protein; translation: MEHANPPPSSVEVWKNEEKGSDVNLATHAKYGDYKATVSILDLCILEGNLPRRATQLVLDWTELNQAELMQNWERCKAKKHPLPIKPLT
- a CDS encoding BrnT family toxin, giving the protein FFNRPMFRFVEHGYKHGEDVYAALGQTDAGRYLIVFFIRKPDHAALIISARDMDRKERRLYEKK
- a CDS encoding CopG family antitoxin, whose translation is MKKSEHASQSTLSQADSLDEIATFWDDHSLSDFWDMTREVSFDVRAERVRRIPLDPELYCQVESNARSRGLSPETLVNMWVAERLNLLKTSHG
- a CDS encoding DUF2442 domain-containing protein; translated protein: MYWDITQFRHVAPRTLHVHFSDGLEGTVVIDPSFCHGVFQVLHDDDAIGLAKIDDGALTWPDGLDLAPDTMYKEIKASPERCYVLRAGRS